One region of Ahniella affigens genomic DNA includes:
- a CDS encoding tryptophan 2,3-dioxygenase has protein sequence MADPNKRDLEAGIETELQDRTTYDGYLALDQLLSAQAPLSSPPHHDEMLFIVQHQVSELWMKLIIHEMKAALSNLREDRVDVTLKVLARVKHVQKQLLEQWSVLETLTPSEYLQFRHVLGPASGFQSLQYRMIEFMLGNKNADMLRVFGYKPGAQAELRDVLEARSLYDEFLHYLARRGHAVPAEILNRDVSQPYQRHDGLLPVFVNIYRDTEAHWEEYHLCEQLVDVEVTFQQWRFRHMKTVERIIGYRRGTGGSSGVAFLRKALELTFFPELFEVRTVL, from the coding sequence ATGGCTGACCCAAACAAACGCGATCTTGAAGCTGGTATCGAAACCGAACTTCAAGATCGAACGACCTATGATGGCTATTTGGCGCTGGATCAGTTGCTGTCCGCGCAGGCACCTCTGTCGAGTCCGCCGCATCATGACGAAATGCTGTTCATTGTTCAGCATCAGGTTTCTGAGCTCTGGATGAAGTTGATCATTCACGAGATGAAGGCTGCGCTCAGCAATCTGCGTGAGGATCGGGTTGATGTCACGCTGAAAGTGCTGGCGCGCGTCAAGCACGTGCAGAAGCAATTGCTCGAACAATGGTCGGTGCTCGAAACGTTGACGCCGAGTGAGTACCTGCAGTTCCGTCATGTACTCGGGCCGGCATCCGGCTTTCAGTCGCTGCAGTACCGCATGATCGAATTCATGCTGGGTAACAAAAACGCCGACATGCTGCGCGTATTTGGCTATAAGCCGGGTGCGCAGGCGGAGCTGCGCGATGTGTTAGAAGCGCGAAGTCTCTACGATGAGTTTCTGCATTACCTGGCGCGACGGGGCCATGCGGTGCCGGCCGAGATTCTAAACCGCGATGTGTCGCAGCCGTATCAAAGGCATGATGGGTTGTTGCCAGTGTTCGTCAACATTTACCGGGACACCGAGGCGCACTGGGAGGAATACCATCTGTGCGAGCAACTGGTTGATGTCGAAGTGACGTTCCAGCAATGGCGATTCCGGCACATGAAGACCGTGGAACGAATCATCGGCTATCGGCGTGGCACCGGCGGTTCATCGGGCGTGGCGTTTCTCCGAAAGGCATTGGAGCTCACATTCTTCCCGGAGTTGTTTGAGGTCCGCACGGTTCTTTGA
- a CDS encoding DoxX family protein, whose product MLSLYRLTNLWDALIARLRAVGEVLPRLIMRIVMGWEFFEAGREKLYGENWFGAIQDQFPFPFSRIPADISWEIATWFELIGAFCLWFGLFTRFFAFQLLFLTFVATAAVHWPDMWSMWGDLLKGYSISDNGHGNFKLPLLFIVMLLPLIFNGPGKLSVDHLLSKFFKTADYPQPINDGYAWGVGALVLGIPFLMLLPMFGAALVAVGIGLMLGERFLRG is encoded by the coding sequence ATGCTGTCACTGTATCGATTGACCAATCTTTGGGATGCCTTGATCGCAAGGCTGCGTGCCGTGGGCGAAGTTCTGCCCCGGCTGATCATGCGCATTGTCATGGGCTGGGAGTTCTTCGAAGCCGGTCGCGAAAAGCTCTACGGCGAGAACTGGTTCGGCGCCATCCAGGATCAGTTTCCGTTTCCGTTCAGTCGGATTCCAGCCGATATCAGTTGGGAAATTGCGACTTGGTTCGAGTTGATCGGCGCGTTTTGTTTGTGGTTCGGCTTGTTCACCCGCTTCTTTGCGTTTCAACTCCTGTTCCTGACCTTTGTCGCCACCGCGGCCGTGCACTGGCCTGACATGTGGTCCATGTGGGGCGATCTGTTGAAGGGCTATTCGATCAGCGATAACGGTCACGGCAATTTCAAGTTGCCGCTGTTGTTTATCGTGATGCTGCTACCGTTGATTTTCAACGGCCCAGGCAAGTTGAGCGTCGATCACCTACTCAGCAAGTTCTTCAAGACCGCCGACTATCCGCAGCCCATCAATGACGGCTATGCCTGGGGCGTTGGCGCGTTGGTGCTCGGCATTCCGTTCCTGATGCTACTGCCAATGTTCGGGGCAGCCTTGGTGGCTGTCGGTATTGGCCTGATGCTCGGCGAGCGATTCCTGCGCGGCTGA
- a CDS encoding DNA-binding domain-containing protein, with translation MTEAFQALQVQFAQHLRDPEANPAPAGIEDRRLQIYRDLFFNSIEGLLGSQFPVIKRLKGDAWKPLVRRFYAEHCSHTPLFPEIAREFIRYLEDRHDRGESDWPFLIELAHYEWVELAVMIDETDLDTIVADQDGDVVLSAPVFSPVAWLLNYRFPVQAIREDFLPTEAPEQPTFLCVSRTRGGQVQFTELNALSFKLLELVKDNPGVPGLELIQALLEALGLDGNAELLQSAQDMLRKFRSKEILLGTMRDED, from the coding sequence ATGACTGAAGCATTTCAGGCATTGCAGGTACAGTTTGCCCAGCATCTGCGCGATCCCGAAGCTAACCCGGCTCCGGCTGGCATCGAAGATCGGCGCCTGCAGATTTACCGTGATCTGTTCTTCAACAGCATCGAGGGCTTGCTCGGGTCGCAGTTTCCGGTCATCAAGCGCCTGAAAGGCGACGCCTGGAAACCGCTGGTCCGACGCTTCTATGCAGAGCATTGTTCGCACACGCCGTTGTTCCCGGAGATTGCCCGCGAATTCATTCGATATCTGGAAGACCGCCATGATCGGGGCGAGTCCGACTGGCCATTCCTGATTGAGCTCGCGCATTACGAATGGGTCGAGCTCGCGGTGATGATCGACGAAACGGATCTCGACACCATCGTCGCCGATCAGGACGGCGATGTGGTTTTGTCGGCACCAGTGTTTTCGCCCGTGGCCTGGCTGCTGAACTATCGGTTTCCGGTTCAGGCGATTCGCGAGGATTTCTTGCCGACTGAAGCGCCCGAGCAACCAACATTCCTGTGCGTCTCCCGTACCCGCGGTGGGCAGGTTCAGTTCACCGAACTGAATGCGCTGTCGTTCAAGTTGCTCGAATTGGTGAAAGACAATCCAGGTGTGCCCGGTCTTGAGCTGATCCAAGCGTTGCTGGAAGCCCTCGGGCTGGATGGCAACGCTGAGCTGCTGCAATCCGCGCAGGACATGTTGCGCAAGTTCCGAAGCAAAGAGATCCTGCTCGGAACCATGCGCGACGAGGACTGA
- a CDS encoding DUF692 domain-containing protein: protein MSLVLNKLRGAGLGLRRALLSPLQDAAPDVADFFEVAPENWIGVGGSLGKRFRAVTERAPLVCHGLSLSIGAPSPLDETFIARLKRFFEQHQVVLYSEHLSYCGDDGHLYDLMPIPFTEAAVRYVSDRIQRVQDLLGRRIAMENISYYAPLGAEMSELDFITAVLTRADCDLLLDVNNIYVNSVNHRYDASAFLRALPASRVAYFHVAGHYNEAPDLIVDTHGSPVVDPVWALLDEAYAVFGPAPTLLERDFNIPPIAELAAELNQIRAAQARHPVIADRAIRQAS, encoded by the coding sequence ATGAGTCTTGTCCTGAACAAACTTCGTGGTGCAGGACTTGGCCTGCGACGGGCTCTTTTGAGCCCGTTGCAGGACGCCGCGCCAGATGTAGCCGACTTCTTCGAGGTCGCGCCCGAAAACTGGATCGGCGTCGGCGGATCGCTTGGCAAGCGCTTTCGCGCAGTGACTGAACGCGCGCCGCTGGTCTGTCATGGGCTCTCGTTGTCGATCGGGGCTCCGAGCCCACTCGACGAAACATTCATTGCCCGCCTGAAGCGCTTTTTTGAGCAGCATCAAGTGGTGCTCTATTCCGAACACTTGAGCTACTGCGGTGACGACGGGCATCTGTATGACCTGATGCCGATTCCGTTTACCGAAGCAGCCGTGCGTTATGTATCCGACCGAATCCAACGTGTGCAGGACCTGCTTGGTCGACGCATCGCGATGGAGAACATTTCCTACTACGCGCCGCTTGGCGCCGAGATGTCCGAGCTCGATTTCATAACGGCTGTGCTGACGCGCGCCGATTGCGATCTGCTGCTCGACGTCAACAACATCTACGTCAATAGCGTCAATCATCGCTATGACGCGTCCGCGTTTCTTCGCGCGCTGCCCGCTTCGCGTGTCGCTTACTTCCATGTCGCCGGCCACTACAACGAGGCACCGGACTTGATCGTTGATACGCATGGTTCGCCGGTCGTCGACCCGGTCTGGGCTTTGCTGGATGAGGCATACGCGGTGTTCGGGCCAGCGCCGACGCTGCTGGAACGCGACTTCAACATCCCGCCAATAGCGGAGTTGGCAGCCGAACTGAACCAGATCCGCGCGGCCCAGGCGCGGCACCCCGTCATCGCGGATCGCGCGATCCGCCAGGCGAGCTGA
- the nth gene encoding endonuclease III: MKPAARQELFARFKALNPHPTTELLYDSPFELLIAVMLSAQATDVSVNKVTRRLFPLANTPAALLALGEDRVRELISTIGLFNAKAKNVIATCRILLEQHGGTVPAAREALEALPGVGRKTANVVLNTAFGQPTMAVDTHIFRVANRLGLAKGKTPLAVELGLLKAIPNAYLQDAHHWLILHGRYTCKAQKPNCPECPVRDLCAYKPKTVAAADKPARIKKK; encoded by the coding sequence ATGAAACCAGCTGCCCGCCAGGAATTGTTTGCGCGCTTCAAAGCGCTGAATCCGCATCCAACCACCGAGTTGTTGTACGACTCCCCGTTTGAACTTCTGATCGCCGTCATGCTGTCCGCGCAGGCCACGGACGTATCGGTAAACAAAGTCACGCGTCGATTGTTCCCGCTTGCCAACACCCCGGCCGCGCTGTTGGCATTGGGCGAGGACCGCGTTCGCGAATTGATCAGCACAATCGGGTTGTTCAACGCAAAAGCGAAAAATGTGATCGCGACCTGCCGGATTCTGCTGGAACAACATGGTGGCACCGTGCCGGCAGCGCGCGAGGCACTCGAAGCGCTCCCAGGTGTTGGCCGGAAAACGGCGAACGTGGTGCTGAACACGGCATTCGGGCAGCCCACGATGGCGGTCGACACGCACATTTTCCGGGTAGCGAACCGACTGGGGTTGGCCAAGGGCAAAACGCCGCTGGCGGTCGAACTCGGACTGCTGAAAGCCATTCCGAACGCGTATCTGCAGGACGCCCATCATTGGTTGATTCTGCACGGTCGCTACACCTGCAAAGCGCAAAAACCGAATTGCCCGGAGTGCCCGGTGCGCGATCTGTGTGCGTACAAGCCGAAGACCGTCGCGGCCGCCGACAAGCCCGCGAGAATCAAGAAAAAGTGA
- a CDS encoding GGDEF domain-containing protein, with translation MLPDWLPLTATLAAALLTAGFRRHRLFQCSVLMVLMALALTKADPVRGTTSALAFLPWLFAYAAIMPEARWRARRSAFWLGALALLLVLSQYAPAHVLRALLNIGLAINPSAHPGLGAAGLHALAASVLLVRWILRGAFFDAAGAVLMLAIAAVWTQVGSPAAFAIWLVLAAALTMLLVLVGSYRMAFVDGLTGLPNRRALDETLDRLSGTFAIAMVDVDHFKQFNDTHGHAAGDVVLREVAALLHKQSRGKAFRYGGEEFCLLYVDGQVDHAMDGCESARTALESKPIRVRSPNAQGKPGKPKDVKVTASLGLAQRTEKRKQPREVLQAADKALYKAKGQGRNRVVQA, from the coding sequence ATGCTGCCCGACTGGTTACCGCTGACCGCGACCCTTGCTGCCGCCCTGCTCACCGCAGGGTTTCGTCGGCATCGGCTGTTTCAGTGCTCCGTGCTCATGGTCCTGATGGCGCTCGCCCTGACGAAGGCCGATCCCGTGCGCGGGACGACCTCGGCGCTCGCATTCCTGCCATGGTTGTTTGCCTACGCGGCAATCATGCCGGAAGCCCGCTGGCGGGCCCGCCGGAGTGCCTTCTGGCTGGGGGCCTTGGCGCTACTGCTCGTATTGAGCCAGTACGCGCCCGCGCACGTGCTGCGTGCGCTGCTGAACATTGGTCTGGCAATCAACCCGAGTGCGCACCCAGGCCTTGGTGCGGCGGGCTTGCACGCGCTGGCGGCCAGCGTGCTGTTAGTGCGCTGGATTCTTCGAGGCGCGTTTTTTGATGCGGCGGGCGCCGTGCTGATGCTGGCGATTGCCGCGGTCTGGACGCAGGTCGGCAGCCCCGCAGCGTTTGCGATTTGGCTGGTGCTCGCAGCGGCGCTGACCATGCTGTTGGTGCTCGTCGGTTCGTATCGCATGGCATTCGTCGACGGCCTGACCGGGTTACCCAATCGCCGCGCGTTGGATGAGACGCTGGATCGACTGTCTGGGACCTTTGCGATTGCGATGGTGGACGTCGATCACTTCAAGCAGTTCAACGATACCCACGGGCATGCGGCCGGCGACGTGGTATTGCGCGAAGTCGCCGCCCTGCTGCACAAACAGTCCCGAGGCAAGGCGTTTCGCTACGGTGGCGAGGAGTTCTGTCTGCTCTATGTCGACGGCCAGGTCGATCACGCGATGGACGGCTGCGAGTCGGCCCGGACGGCCCTGGAGTCCAAGCCGATCCGGGTTCGGAGCCCGAACGCGCAGGGCAAACCGGGCAAGCCGAAGGACGTCAAAGTAACGGCCAGTCTTGGGCTCGCTCAGCGCACGGAAAAGCGCAAACAGCCGCGCGAGGTGCTGCAGGCAGCCGACAAGGCGCTGTACAAGGCCAAGGGGCAGGGGCGAAACCGGGTGGTGCAGGCTTGA
- a CDS encoding LPS-assembly protein LptD, with amino-acid sequence MKMRLLALACLLPTPALAADTCFGALCQSCVAPLFTPNQTLINEGRDTADTHIEADRYQLGKDGQYSANGNVVMQRADQEVKSESATYQTEPPKAAFPAPLSYQDQRMLATAQSGTWSADDGTLLNQVLFQMRDGRGNGRAETASLAGPKSALTRATFTSCDPAHPAWSLAAQKIEIDSDKQVGRAENVRLQLGKVPIFYWPRMSFPTDAQRKTGFLYPQLGSANDSGFDLIVPYYLNLAPNYDATLKPRYIQERGLMLAAETRYLGEASLTEFEFSWLDHDRKADDRRTSFDFRHQQRFGANWFLNADIRDVSDDRYFEDFGDSLSSVATSLLPSSAYLTGRAPSWTFSVGGDRQEVTDPRLPLNVEPYRRLPRATFDYLTPNLSGPQFQLESELVRFSKDGVDGGNRLDLTPAVIWPLERSYGFLRPKLGYRYTAYELDRDIDSSPTRGMPIASLDSGLIFEREANWFGADGTQTLEPRVYALYVPYENQDNLPLFDTQAFTFGWGSLFRDNAFTGADRQIDAKQVTAALTTRYLDDAGLERFRFSLGQIRYLDPPRIALPGTPLRDEPGSAYVADLELNWTKDWTLAATHQYDPAVSATELSSVYVQRHFWDRGVVNVGYRYRRDLFEQVDVSTAIPIKDNWLLIARVNQSLRDDELLEGLAGFEYSTCCIAVRILGRRYVRNIEGDLNNGIYVELEFKGLGSLGRRAEDFLRRAILGYR; translated from the coding sequence ATGAAAATGCGCCTCCTTGCTCTAGCTTGCCTGTTGCCCACCCCGGCCCTGGCCGCCGACACTTGTTTCGGTGCCCTGTGTCAGTCGTGTGTGGCGCCGCTGTTCACGCCCAATCAAACGCTGATCAACGAAGGCCGCGACACGGCCGACACCCATATCGAAGCGGATCGCTACCAACTCGGTAAGGACGGTCAATACAGCGCGAATGGCAACGTCGTCATGCAGCGCGCCGACCAGGAAGTGAAGAGCGAATCAGCGACCTATCAAACCGAACCACCCAAGGCGGCATTCCCGGCCCCGCTCAGCTATCAGGATCAGCGCATGCTGGCCACGGCGCAGTCCGGAACCTGGAGCGCTGACGACGGCACCCTGCTGAATCAAGTGTTGTTCCAAATGCGAGATGGCCGCGGCAATGGTCGCGCCGAAACGGCCAGTCTGGCTGGGCCGAAGAGTGCGCTGACGCGCGCGACGTTCACCAGTTGTGATCCGGCGCATCCGGCGTGGTCGCTCGCTGCCCAGAAAATCGAGATTGACTCGGACAAACAGGTGGGCCGCGCCGAGAACGTGCGCCTGCAACTGGGCAAGGTGCCGATCTTTTACTGGCCGCGAATGAGTTTTCCGACCGACGCGCAGCGCAAGACCGGTTTCTTGTATCCGCAGCTTGGCAGCGCGAACGATTCGGGCTTCGACCTGATCGTACCGTACTACTTGAACCTGGCACCCAACTACGACGCCACGTTGAAACCGCGCTACATCCAAGAGCGCGGCCTGATGCTCGCTGCCGAAACGCGGTACTTGGGCGAAGCGTCGCTGACGGAGTTCGAGTTCAGTTGGTTGGATCACGATCGCAAGGCTGATGATCGCCGTACCTCGTTTGATTTCCGGCACCAGCAGCGATTTGGCGCGAACTGGTTCTTGAACGCCGACATTCGCGATGTCTCCGATGATCGGTATTTCGAGGACTTCGGTGATTCACTGAGCTCGGTCGCCACCAGCTTGCTGCCGTCCTCAGCCTACTTGACCGGTCGGGCCCCGTCGTGGACGTTCTCGGTCGGCGGCGATCGCCAGGAAGTGACCGACCCGCGTCTGCCGCTGAATGTCGAGCCGTATCGCCGTTTGCCGCGCGCGACCTTTGACTATTTGACCCCGAATCTGAGTGGGCCGCAGTTTCAGTTGGAATCCGAACTCGTCCGCTTCAGCAAGGATGGCGTCGACGGTGGCAATCGTCTGGATTTGACCCCCGCCGTGATCTGGCCGTTGGAGCGAAGCTACGGGTTTTTGCGCCCGAAGCTCGGTTACCGTTACACCGCGTATGAGCTGGATCGGGATATCGACTCCAGTCCGACGCGCGGGATGCCGATTGCGAGCCTGGATTCCGGCTTGATTTTTGAGCGCGAGGCAAACTGGTTTGGTGCCGATGGCACGCAAACACTTGAGCCGCGGGTCTACGCGCTCTATGTGCCGTACGAGAATCAGGACAACTTGCCGCTGTTCGACACGCAAGCCTTCACTTTCGGCTGGGGCTCGCTGTTCCGTGACAACGCGTTTACCGGTGCCGATCGCCAGATCGACGCCAAGCAAGTCACGGCCGCGCTGACCACGCGTTATCTGGACGATGCGGGACTGGAGCGGTTCCGGTTTTCGCTCGGTCAGATCCGCTATCTGGATCCGCCGCGCATCGCATTGCCCGGCACGCCGCTCCGGGATGAGCCCGGCTCGGCCTATGTGGCCGACCTGGAGCTGAACTGGACCAAGGACTGGACCCTGGCCGCCACCCATCAGTACGACCCGGCGGTGAGCGCCACCGAGTTGTCCAGCGTCTACGTGCAGCGGCACTTTTGGGATCGCGGCGTGGTCAATGTCGGCTATCGCTACCGGCGCGATCTGTTCGAGCAGGTCGATGTGTCCACGGCGATTCCGATCAAGGACAACTGGCTCTTGATCGCGCGCGTGAACCAAAGCCTCCGGGACGATGAATTGCTCGAGGGTTTAGCGGGATTTGAATACTCGACGTGCTGTATTGCCGTCCGGATTCTCGGTCGGCGCTATGTCCGCAACATCGAAGGTGACCTGAACAATGGCATTTACGTGGAACTCGAGTTCAAGGGATTGGGCTCGCTCGGCCGTCGGGCTGAGGACTTCCTGCGCCGTGCTATTCTCGGCTATCGCTGA
- a CDS encoding peptidylprolyl isomerase gives MMKRILPALVLTLASALPISALAQGVTVQDIDKIIAVVDEDVILNSELDRAVTSVLAQFESRGQSAALPPRDVIERQVLERLILQRVQVARAEGTGIRVSDIEVDDALNRLAAQNNASIPQLRSAIERDGASFEEFRNGLRDELSVQRLRQRFVQSRVQVSDTEVDILLASNQLRTGEIRVSHILIGIPENANASAVQASAGKAAKVIEELNGGLDFASAAIKYSDGQQALEGGDLGWRRMEQIPSAFAEIVGRLRKGEVSEPVRGPSGFHILKLVDEREAEKTVVKEFHTRHVVVKVSELVTEDQALDRIQKIRDLLLKGAKFEETARKFSEDDATSNLGGDMGWSPEGAFGPRVTQVIDGLKDGELSEPFRSDLGWHVLLREASREVDRSVEARREQARETLVNRKAEEEYDAFLRQLKGEAYIENRLTAAG, from the coding sequence ATGATGAAGCGAATTCTTCCAGCCCTTGTCTTGACCCTGGCTTCGGCTCTGCCGATTTCGGCGCTGGCGCAAGGGGTCACGGTGCAGGACATCGACAAGATCATCGCGGTGGTCGACGAGGATGTGATCCTGAATAGCGAGCTCGATCGAGCCGTTACCAGCGTGCTCGCGCAATTTGAATCCCGCGGGCAATCGGCGGCGCTGCCGCCGCGCGATGTGATCGAACGCCAAGTGCTTGAGCGGCTGATTCTGCAACGGGTCCAGGTTGCGCGCGCCGAGGGTACGGGTATTCGTGTATCCGACATTGAAGTCGACGACGCGCTGAACCGACTCGCCGCGCAAAACAACGCCTCGATTCCGCAACTGCGTTCAGCGATCGAGCGCGATGGCGCGAGCTTCGAGGAGTTCCGCAACGGTCTAAGAGACGAGCTCTCCGTACAGCGCCTGCGGCAGCGCTTTGTGCAGTCGCGCGTTCAGGTCAGCGATACAGAAGTGGACATTCTGCTCGCCAGCAATCAACTCCGGACCGGCGAAATCCGTGTCTCGCACATCCTGATCGGCATCCCAGAAAATGCCAATGCCAGCGCGGTCCAGGCCTCGGCAGGCAAAGCGGCCAAAGTCATCGAAGAGCTGAACGGCGGTCTCGATTTTGCGTCGGCAGCGATCAAATACTCGGATGGCCAGCAAGCCCTCGAAGGTGGTGATCTCGGCTGGCGTCGCATGGAGCAGATTCCGTCCGCCTTTGCCGAAATCGTCGGCCGCCTGCGGAAGGGCGAAGTCTCCGAGCCCGTCCGCGGCCCAAGTGGGTTCCACATCTTGAAGCTTGTCGACGAGCGTGAGGCCGAGAAGACGGTCGTCAAGGAATTTCATACCCGGCACGTCGTGGTCAAGGTCAGCGAACTCGTGACCGAAGACCAGGCGTTGGATCGCATCCAGAAAATTCGTGATCTGCTGCTCAAGGGCGCCAAATTCGAAGAAACCGCCCGCAAGTTTTCGGAAGACGACGCAACGTCGAACCTGGGTGGCGACATGGGCTGGTCGCCGGAAGGCGCGTTCGGTCCGCGCGTGACCCAAGTCATCGACGGCCTGAAGGACGGCGAGTTGTCCGAGCCATTCCGCTCCGATCTCGGGTGGCACGTGCTGCTCCGTGAAGCCAGTCGGGAAGTCGATCGCAGCGTGGAAGCCCGCCGCGAACAGGCCCGCGAGACGTTGGTCAATCGCAAGGCTGAAGAAGAATACGATGCCTTCCTGCGCCAGCTGAAGGGCGAGGCTTACATCGAAAATCGTCTCACCGCGGCTGGCTGA
- the pdxA gene encoding 4-hydroxythreonine-4-phosphate dehydrogenase PdxA, with product MLRLALTAGEPAGIGPELLVRVAQLPWSAELVALADPAQLADLAARLHLPLQLHSYDPAEPRRHQPGALSVLPVPLAEPVRHGQLNPANAPAVMAMLTRAAEGAESGEFAAIVTAPVQKSVLNQGAVRFTGHTEFFAERVKRPVVMLLVADRLRVALQTTHLPLRAVADAIKPDELSNTLCILHRELRERFKIDTPRIAVLGLNPHAGESGHLGREEIEIIEPVLNAWRAEGMQLIGPLPADTAMVPSRLAAFDAVLAMYHDQGLPVLKYAGFGHAVNMTLGLPYIRTSVDHGTALDLAGQGVADPGSLIAATRLALDLISERQ from the coding sequence ATGCTGCGCCTGGCGCTGACCGCCGGCGAACCTGCCGGCATCGGCCCGGAGCTGTTGGTTCGCGTCGCGCAATTGCCCTGGTCTGCTGAACTGGTGGCGCTGGCTGATCCAGCGCAGCTCGCAGACCTGGCCGCGCGGCTCCACTTGCCGCTGCAACTGCATTCGTATGATCCGGCAGAGCCGCGCCGGCACCAGCCCGGTGCGCTCAGTGTGTTGCCCGTTCCGCTGGCCGAGCCGGTACGCCACGGCCAGTTGAATCCGGCCAATGCGCCGGCGGTCATGGCGATGCTCACCCGCGCTGCCGAAGGCGCCGAAAGCGGTGAGTTCGCGGCCATCGTGACGGCGCCTGTGCAGAAGTCGGTGCTCAATCAAGGTGCGGTACGTTTTACCGGGCATACCGAATTTTTCGCCGAACGGGTCAAGCGACCGGTCGTCATGCTGTTGGTTGCCGATCGCCTTCGCGTGGCATTGCAGACCACCCACTTGCCACTCCGTGCAGTCGCCGATGCCATCAAGCCCGATGAACTCAGCAACACGCTTTGCATTCTGCACCGCGAACTGCGCGAACGTTTCAAGATTGATACGCCGCGTATCGCTGTCCTTGGTTTGAACCCACACGCAGGTGAGAGCGGTCATCTGGGTCGGGAGGAAATCGAAATCATCGAGCCGGTGCTCAATGCGTGGCGGGCAGAAGGCATGCAGTTGATCGGCCCGTTGCCTGCCGATACCGCGATGGTGCCGAGTCGCCTGGCCGCGTTCGACGCCGTATTGGCGATGTATCACGACCAGGGGTTGCCGGTGCTGAAGTACGCGGGGTTTGGGCACGCGGTCAATATGACCCTCGGGCTGCCTTATATTCGAACCAGCGTCGATCACGGCACGGCGCTCGATCTGGCTGGGCAAGGCGTGGCCGATCCGGGCAGCCTGATTGCGGCGACGCGCCTGGCCCTCGATCTCATTTCGGAACGCCAATGA
- the rsmA gene encoding 16S rRNA (adenine(1518)-N(6)/adenine(1519)-N(6))-dimethyltransferase RsmA, whose protein sequence is MNRGPDGHRAKKQFGQNFLHDRQVIDNIVRAIDPKPGEPIVEIGPGRGALSFALLKRTDALTAIEIDRDLIPWLKQQDARIQIVESDVLKVDFSALAERLGGPIRLVGNLPYNISSPILFLAREHRSAIRDMHFMLQKEVVERIAAGPDNKDYGRLTVMLQSMFAVEHLFNVPPSAFTPAPKVDSAIVRLQPLPVGSWPEFDDARLELVVKAAFSMRRKTLRNTLKGVVDETELRAHGIDPGARAEQLDVAQFIGLAQPQAATAS, encoded by the coding sequence ATGAATCGTGGACCCGATGGCCATCGCGCCAAGAAACAGTTCGGGCAGAACTTTCTGCATGACCGCCAAGTCATCGACAACATTGTGCGGGCCATTGATCCGAAGCCGGGTGAGCCCATCGTCGAGATTGGTCCGGGTCGCGGCGCTTTGAGCTTCGCGTTGCTGAAGCGTACCGACGCGCTGACGGCCATCGAGATCGATCGCGATCTGATTCCCTGGTTGAAGCAGCAGGATGCACGCATCCAGATCGTCGAGTCGGATGTGCTGAAGGTCGATTTCAGCGCGTTGGCGGAGCGCCTTGGCGGGCCGATTCGGCTGGTCGGCAATCTGCCCTACAACATCTCTTCGCCGATTCTGTTTCTGGCGCGCGAACACCGCTCCGCGATCCGCGACATGCATTTCATGTTGCAAAAAGAAGTGGTCGAGCGCATCGCTGCCGGACCCGACAACAAGGACTACGGCCGCCTGACGGTGATGCTGCAATCCATGTTCGCGGTGGAACATCTGTTCAACGTACCGCCGTCGGCGTTCACGCCGGCACCCAAAGTGGATTCCGCCATCGTGCGGCTCCAGCCACTGCCGGTCGGCAGTTGGCCAGAGTTTGACGATGCGCGGCTCGAACTGGTGGTCAAAGCAGCGTTTTCGATGCGCCGCAAGACACTCCGCAATACGCTGAAAGGCGTGGTCGACGAAACCGAGTTGCGGGCACACGGGATCGATCCGGGTGCCCGCGCCGAGCAACTTGATGTCGCGCAGTTCATTGGACTGGCACAACCTCAGGCAGCCACTGCGTCATAG